AGCTCATCAACAGCGGTGTGGAGGGCAGCGGTTTTGCCGGAACGTCTTGGATGAAATGGGACCGATTGCTTTCCTCGGGGCGGCGTGTGCTCGGCTTTGCGAACCATGACGCGCATTCGACGAACAGCATACGCGAGACGGCCACCGTCGTGCGTGCGGCGGACAGGACATCGAAGGCAGTGCTCGCTGCCTTGAGGAGCGGGAATTTCTACTGCTATAACGGCGTTAGCATCACCGACATCGGCAGGCGGGGGAATACGATATTCGTCGGAACGGAGAATGCGCAGCTGATACGGTTCATTTCCTTCGGGGGCGGCGTGATCAAGAAAGTACGGACGAATGCCGCGGAGTTGACCATGACGGCGAGCGAGCGGTATCGCTATGTGCGCATCGAGTGCCTCGGCGCCGGCGATGAGATATCGTATTCACAGCCGTTCTTTCGGGAATAGATGTTTTCTCAGGCCGTAGCGAGCGGCCCGCTTGTATCGGTCCCCATTTGACACACCCGCGGTTTTTCTGTTATTATGGAAGAGAAGAAGCTTATTGACATCGGAGACACGGATGGAATTGGTGCGCGAAGGTTCGGCCCCGACCGACCAGGACCTCATCACCCGGCATAAGACCGGGGATAGCGGCGCGGCGAACGCATTGCTCGCGCGGTATAAGGATTACATTTTCCGGCTCTGTTATCGTTACATGCAGAACTATGAGGATGCGATGGACCTTATGCAGGAAGTGCTTGTGCGCATGTTCCGGGCGCTTGACCGCTATGAAGAACGCAATTATCTCAAGGGATGGATATACCGCATCGTGGCGAACACGGCGATCAATATGAAAAAGGTCAACGCGCGGCGCGCCGTTCCGAACACGGATTATTTTGAGACCGTACGGGACGAACATGCCGACGCGACAAGCCCGCTCGCGGTATCGTTCCTCACCGAGATGATATCCCGTGCCGCTCAGACGCTTTCAGGAAAACAGCGCGACGTATTTTTTCTGCGCTATTATGAACAGATGTCATACGGCGAGATAGCCCGTGCGATAAAGATCTCTGCGAATTCGGCAAAGAGCAATTATTTCTACGCACTCACAAAGGTCAAAGCGGCGCTTGAGCGTGCGGGGGTGCATCTATGAAAGAGGCGATGAGCATGTTCAAGAAGAAGCTTGAGGCACTGCGTCCGTCCGCGGATGTATCGATAACCGATATTGATTTCGATCGCGTGATGGGGAATGCGCACCGCATTGCACGGACGCGGCGCACTGTCATGGACGGTGTCGTCACGGTGCTTTCATCCGCCCGGGCGAGCATAATACTTTCCGCGGCGATAGCGCTTGCCGTGCTTTCGGTGCTGGCGGTGTTCCCGCGCGCGAAGCATGAACATGAACCCAAGCCGAAGCTTGAGAGCCAGATACCGGACGACAGGATACCGGACAGGCGCAATCTGAGGAATGTGGACTTGAACGCCGGACAGATCTGAGCCGGCAACACAATACCATTCGGAGAAATATCCGCGGACACCGGCTCCTATCTCCACATCGAATGGATCGTCGGGGAAAAGTCGTGTCGCAATCATTATGTCAATATCGTCTCCGGGCCGCAGTATACGTTCCGTTCCGAAGTGTACGGCGGCAGGGAGGAGTGCGTCGCGGCGGCGCGGGATTTCATCAACAGGTGCTTCGCGGTTTTATGACTTGGTCAAAGTGACATCATCAATTAAAATTATTATAATTATGGTGATAGGAAATCGAAGAGGAGGAATCTATGGGTCAGAAAATAACGCCGTTCTTATGGTTTGAGAAGGAAGCGCGGAAAGCGGCGGACTTTTACGCATCGATCTTCAGGGGATCGAAGATCAAAAATGTTTCGGAGCTGAATAATACACCCTCCGGCACCGTAGAAATCGTCACGATGGAAATATACGGAAAAGAGATAACACTCATGGCCGCCGGACCGGTTTTCAAACTTACTCCGGCAATATCCTTTCTTATCGCCTGCGAGACAAAAGAAGAAGTCGATGCATTGTGGAAAGGATTGTCGGATGGGGGCACGGCGCTTATGGAGCTCGGTACGTATCCGTTCAGCGAACGGTACGGCTGGGTGTCGGACAAGTACGGTCTTTCATGGCAGGTGATGTACATGGGCACCCGCGCCATTCGGCAGAAGATCATTCCCACAATGATGTTCGTGGGCGATCGGTGCGGAAAAGCGGAAGAGGCGATACACTTTTATATGTCCGTGTTCAAGGATTCGGGCATTGGTGACATTATACGCTACGGTGCCGGGGAAGAGCCCGATAAGGAAGGGGCGGTGAAGCACGCGGATTTTTCGATCGAAGGCGAATCGTTTGCCGTCATGGACAGCGCATATCCGCACAAATTTTCAATCAACGAGGCGATATCGTTCGTGGTGCATTGCGTAACGCAAAGGGAGATAGACTATTACTGGGAGAAACTCTCAGCCGTTCCCGAATCCGAACAGTGCGGCTGGTTAAAGGACAAGTACGGTGTGTCGTGGCAGATCGAACCGGCCGTTCTCAGTAAGATGCAGTCCGATAAGAACGCCGCGAAGGTTGCGCGGGTTACCGAAGCGTTCCTCAAAATGAAAAAATTCGATATACAAGGACTTGAGCGGGCGTTTGCGGGGGGAGGTAAAAAAAATCCGGTGAAACGAGTGAAGCGACCGGGCAAGACAAAAAAGAGGGTGAGTGGAACTCGGCGTAAAAAATAATTTTTCAAGAAGGAGTACTGTATGGTAAAAAACAAATCGGCCTATGTCGACGGATTCGTATTGGCTGTTCCGAAAAGTAAAATAAACAAATACCGCGAGATGGCGCGGCAGGGCAAAGAGCTCTGGATGAAATACGGTGCGTTGAACTATAAGGAATGTATTATTGATGATGCGAAGCCGAAGTTTGTCACCTTTACCTTCCCGAGGATGGCGAAGGCGAAACCGGGCGAGGTGGTATGGTTTTCGTACATCGAATTTCGGTCGAAGAAACATCGCGACCGGGTGAACGCCCGTGTTATGAGCGATCCGTCGATGAAGCCGCCCGATCCGAAGGAAAAAATGCCCTTTGACATGAAGCGAATGGCGTACGGCGGGTTTCGGGTAATGGTGACGAGTTGAATGTATATAGCGCCATCCCGTAGCGACTTTGCCGCCGGGCAGCGCCCTTTGGGTGCACGCATGGCGCGCGCCTTGCTGCGGCCGCACGTCTAGCAGCTCAGTGCAAGTGCCGATGCGTAACTGCAGACGGGATAGGAGAGGTGTTGTCGCGATGGAGTACATATCGTTGAAAATCGCTGAAAAAGCGTGCAAGAGGTAACGCAGCATCGTGGCATCGTCGTCCCGGAGGTAGCGGATGTTAAGCGGGATAGGGGATTGACGGTATCCGGTGGCGGGAATATACTATACATGTATGCATGCGCCTATGGCGCAGCCTGGCGGCGAAGCCGCTATGGACAGTGTCGGCGGCAAGAAATGAAAAGTCCTATTCGTTTTACGAAGGAATTCGATACGCTCTCAAACCCATTCTATGAGAACGATACCACGCAGTTCTCGCTCAATGACCCGATAAGCATTCGCCGTACGGTCACCGGCCCTGCACGCACATCCGTTCGCCCGCACTTTCACAATACGCTTGAGCTGGTCTATTTCTACGACGGCAAGGGCGGCACGGTATCCGTCGATGGTGTAACGCATCAATATCATGCGCGGGATATTATTGTCATTCGCCCGTATGCCATGCACGGATATACGCTTGTCTCCGATGCCCAGAGATTTCTGCTTTGCAAGATCGAAGTATCGTATCTCAACGAGCTTTTCGGCAATGCCGTCATCCGTGCCGATATGCGTGCTGTTGTGGATGCGCTCTGCCGCCTTATACCGGTGCAGCGCCCGGCGGCGGGGTTGGTACGCGCACTCGAGGCTATGCGCGGCGACCGTGCGACCATCATCGGTCGATTTCTCGAACTCGGCGAGCTCATCAAGCCCATGAGCGGAGCCGCACCGGCGAGCGAGGGTGCATCTGCGTTCGGGCATCTGCTCGCGTACCTGGATAAGCACTATCACAGCAAGATACGGTTAAGCGATGCCGCATCGCATACGGGGTTGAGTAAATACTATTTCGCCCACCGGTTCAAGGCCATTTACGGCGTAAGTTTCATGGATTTCGTGACGAAAATTCGCCTTTCGAAAGCGGAGAATCTTCTCCGGTATACCGACCGGTCGGTGGGGGATATCGCGCTTTCCGTGGGTTTTTCCGATCTTGCCTATTTTACCCGCATGTTCCGGAAATACCGGGGAAAGACACCGCGCGAATTCCGTGCCCAAACCGTTGCGTTATTTCCCCGGCTGTGATAGAATGCTTCGGTCATTCAGACACGATACAATATGTAACATGGAGAACTGCCACGATGAAAGCCGAGATACATCCCCCCTACCATACGACGAACGTCATATGCGCCTGTGGTGCCAAATTCCAGGTGAAGTCAGTATTGAAGGATATTCACGTCGATATCTGCTATAACTGCCATCCATATTTTACCGGCAAACAGAAACTTGTCGATACTGCCGGCCGCGTTGACCGCTTTAAGAAGCGCTACGGGCTTAAGCGGTAACGGGGGGCTTCAATGGCGGTCGGAACGAACGACGTACGCAAAGGCGATACGGTCATCATCGACAACGGTCTTTTTCTTGTTCTGGAAACGGGGCTTCACCGGCAGCAGCAGCGCAAGGCGCAGGTGCGTATGAAGATACGCAATATACGCACCGGGAATGTGCTTGAGAAGAGCTTCAGCTCGACGGATACCATAGACACCGCGGATATATCGTTCAAGAAGTCGCAGTATATGTACCGCGACGGCGATATGTTCCATTTCATGATCAATGATACCTATGAGCAGCTTTCCATCCCGGGGGCAGTTGTCGGCGACGAGAAGGATTTCCTGCTCGACAATATGGATGTGGACCTGCAGTTCTATGAGGACGAGGTCATTGCGGTCAGGTTGCCAATGCATGTTGTACTCGAGGTCACGTATACCGAGCCCGGATTCAAGGGCGATACACAATCCGGCGGAACGAAGCCGGCAACGCTCTCGACGGGAATATCGGTCAATGTGCCGCTGTTCATCAGCATCGGCGAAAAAGTTCGAATCGATACAAGGGATAGGTCGTATGTCGAAAGGGTCAAAGAGTAAGTTACACGCATCGGTTTCCGTTGATGCGCTCAATTCGCTCGTGGAAGCGCTTGAGTCGAGCACGGTCGAGGAGATCGTATTCGAGAAGAACGGCGAGAAGGTAAAGCTTATCCGTGCGCTGCACCCGAAAGCGCCGAGGGCGAAGGCTGTTACCGTTGCCGCTCCTGTCGCGGTACCGGCACCGGCCGCAGAGCCTGTTAAGGA
Above is a genomic segment from Spirochaetota bacterium containing:
- a CDS encoding VOC family protein; its protein translation is MGQKITPFLWFEKEARKAADFYASIFRGSKIKNVSELNNTPSGTVEIVTMEIYGKEITLMAAGPVFKLTPAISFLIACETKEEVDALWKGLSDGGTALMELGTYPFSERYGWVSDKYGLSWQVMYMGTRAIRQKIIPTMMFVGDRCGKAEEAIHFYMSVFKDSGIGDIIRYGAGEEPDKEGAVKHADFSIEGESFAVMDSAYPHKFSINEAISFVVHCVTQREIDYYWEKLSAVPESEQCGWLKDKYGVSWQIEPAVLSKMQSDKNAAKVARVTEAFLKMKKFDIQGLERAFAGGGKKNPVKRVKRPGKTKKRVSGTRRKK
- a CDS encoding RNA polymerase sigma factor — translated: MELVREGSAPTDQDLITRHKTGDSGAANALLARYKDYIFRLCYRYMQNYEDAMDLMQEVLVRMFRALDRYEERNYLKGWIYRIVANTAINMKKVNARRAVPNTDYFETVRDEHADATSPLAVSFLTEMISRAAQTLSGKQRDVFFLRYYEQMSYGEIARAIKISANSAKSNYFYALTKVKAALERAGVHL
- the rpmE gene encoding 50S ribosomal protein L31, translating into MKAEIHPPYHTTNVICACGAKFQVKSVLKDIHVDICYNCHPYFTGKQKLVDTAGRVDRFKKRYGLKR
- a CDS encoding biotin/lipoyl-containing protein; translated protein: MSKGSKSKLHASVSVDALNSLVEALESSTVEEIVFEKNGEKVKLIRALHPKAPRAKAVTVAAPVAVPAPAAEPVKDILSPGVGIFLRAKDEKSDPFLKLRDAVTVGKTVGMLLFMGIKHEIKSEIDGKLVEMLVEDGQAVEYGQPLLRLK
- the efp gene encoding elongation factor P, with amino-acid sequence MAVGTNDVRKGDTVIIDNGLFLVLETGLHRQQQRKAQVRMKIRNIRTGNVLEKSFSSTDTIDTADISFKKSQYMYRDGDMFHFMINDTYEQLSIPGAVVGDEKDFLLDNMDVDLQFYEDEVIAVRLPMHVVLEVTYTEPGFKGDTQSGGTKPATLSTGISVNVPLFISIGEKVRIDTRDRSYVERVKE
- a CDS encoding DUF1428 domain-containing protein, which encodes MVKNKSAYVDGFVLAVPKSKINKYREMARQGKELWMKYGALNYKECIIDDAKPKFVTFTFPRMAKAKPGEVVWFSYIEFRSKKHRDRVNARVMSDPSMKPPDPKEKMPFDMKRMAYGGFRVMVTS
- a CDS encoding AraC family transcriptional regulator → MKSPIRFTKEFDTLSNPFYENDTTQFSLNDPISIRRTVTGPARTSVRPHFHNTLELVYFYDGKGGTVSVDGVTHQYHARDIIVIRPYAMHGYTLVSDAQRFLLCKIEVSYLNELFGNAVIRADMRAVVDALCRLIPVQRPAAGLVRALEAMRGDRATIIGRFLELGELIKPMSGAAPASEGASAFGHLLAYLDKHYHSKIRLSDAASHTGLSKYYFAHRFKAIYGVSFMDFVTKIRLSKAENLLRYTDRSVGDIALSVGFSDLAYFTRMFRKYRGKTPREFRAQTVALFPRL